One window from the genome of Thermococcus sp. encodes:
- a CDS encoding phosphate uptake regulator PhoU produces MEFRKIQFTGRSSYIISLPKKWVREHGLKQGDTIPLVINPDGSITIFPSEPKEVSEKKVLTLSREFSPDMAIRLVISAYIQGYDVLEIQLNEEMPIYKVKIRKVLQSLPGVEIILDEPTRIIAKSLLDEDEVNLAELLRRIRSIVVSMLGDLELLIRGENGEIKRDINDLENELDRFYFLIIRTVNRLLSKHTVTEESGIVKRTFDLMGILFIAREIERIGDHIIRIAENPDEIDVPYLREKFEAMVVQIEKRDLKAIDKLMLEIRATIKATDYRQSIAKESFRRVLEYIENIGETIINMSLS; encoded by the coding sequence ATGGAGTTCAGGAAGATACAGTTCACAGGGCGAAGCTCATACATAATTTCTCTTCCAAAAAAGTGGGTTAGGGAGCATGGTTTAAAACAGGGGGACACGATACCACTGGTTATAAACCCCGATGGGAGCATCACTATATTTCCAAGCGAGCCTAAGGAAGTTAGCGAAAAGAAAGTTCTGACGCTTTCAAGGGAGTTCTCCCCGGACATGGCCATCAGGCTTGTAATCTCAGCCTACATTCAGGGTTACGACGTTCTTGAGATTCAACTAAATGAGGAGATGCCGATTTACAAGGTGAAAATCAGAAAGGTCCTCCAGAGCCTTCCGGGCGTTGAGATAATCCTCGACGAGCCGACTAGAATCATAGCTAAAAGTCTCCTTGACGAGGACGAGGTGAACCTCGCTGAGCTCCTCAGGAGAATCCGCTCTATAGTAGTTTCGATGCTCGGCGACCTCGAACTGCTCATCAGGGGGGAGAATGGCGAGATAAAGCGGGATATAAACGACCTCGAAAACGAGCTCGACCGCTTCTACTTCCTGATAATAAGAACCGTCAACAGGCTTCTCAGCAAGCACACCGTTACCGAGGAGAGCGGAATTGTGAAGAGAACTTTCGACCTCATGGGAATCCTCTTCATAGCGAGGGAAATCGAGAGGATAGGCGATCACATCATCAGAATCGCCGAGAATCCGGATGAGATTGACGTTCCCTACCTGAGGGAGAAATTCGAGGCCATGGTTGTCCAGATTGAGAAGCGCGATCTCAAGGCCATAGACAAGCTAATGCTTGAAATCCGTGCCACGATTAAGGCTACCGATTACAGGCAGTCGATAGCGAAGGAGAGCTTCAGGAGGGTTCTTGAGTACATCGAGAACATCGGGGAGACAATAATAAACATGTCCCTCAGCTGA
- a CDS encoding MFS transporter codes for MLSEYGRDAKILIGANALGQTFLWFSFFIMPFYLKVLGYNMKAMGAFFSAQTIVGGLFFLLAGPISLRLGYRKTLLLSAFLGLTGRLLQVLAINSLVLFLGFVLVGVNMGLRQPNYNAYLSELVPDERRHEAFSKSFGLGTLFNSLGVLLAGFLPGYFMGLSIAEETAYRITFSLSLLQFVFVIPALLMVRDVVVRERKIRWEKALVLKILKFSLPSALIGLGAGITIPFMSLYFKLRFGETLQAISWIFFFQQLAMGLGSFGLPELVKKYGPVKVITAFQGTATFLFVVFPSIKTFTLAGAIYVLRAILMNIIWPINSSFMMGFFRTEEKATANGIQQAFSTFMRGIGNSIGGTLFAVSLAYPFYATAFLYAFATALFYAFFIKHDE; via the coding sequence ATGCTCTCAGAGTACGGCAGGGACGCGAAAATACTCATAGGAGCAAACGCACTGGGTCAGACTTTCCTGTGGTTTTCTTTCTTCATAATGCCCTTCTATTTAAAGGTCCTAGGATACAACATGAAGGCCATGGGTGCCTTCTTCTCGGCGCAAACAATTGTGGGGGGACTTTTCTTCCTCCTCGCTGGTCCGATATCCCTGCGTCTCGGCTACAGAAAAACCCTCCTCCTGAGCGCTTTTCTCGGCCTAACAGGGAGGCTCCTTCAGGTACTAGCCATAAATTCCCTCGTTCTTTTTCTAGGCTTTGTCCTCGTTGGGGTAAACATGGGGCTAAGACAACCGAACTACAACGCCTACCTAAGCGAGCTCGTTCCCGATGAGAGAAGACACGAGGCCTTCTCCAAGAGCTTCGGACTAGGAACCCTCTTCAACTCATTGGGGGTTCTCCTCGCGGGTTTTCTGCCTGGCTATTTCATGGGCTTGTCCATTGCTGAGGAAACCGCATACCGAATAACGTTTTCCCTCTCGCTCCTCCAGTTCGTCTTCGTCATCCCTGCTCTGCTTATGGTCAGGGACGTCGTTGTCAGAGAAAGAAAGATTAGATGGGAAAAGGCCCTCGTTCTCAAAATCCTCAAGTTCTCCCTGCCGAGCGCACTCATAGGTCTCGGCGCGGGGATAACGATACCCTTTATGAGCCTCTACTTCAAGCTCCGCTTTGGAGAAACCCTTCAGGCAATAAGCTGGATTTTCTTCTTCCAGCAGTTGGCCATGGGCCTCGGCTCCTTTGGATTGCCCGAGCTCGTCAAGAAATACGGGCCTGTAAAGGTCATAACAGCATTCCAGGGGACGGCCACCTTCCTCTTCGTGGTATTCCCGTCAATAAAGACCTTTACTTTAGCTGGAGCTATCTACGTCCTCAGGGCAATACTCATGAACATAATCTGGCCCATAAACAGCTCCTTTATGATGGGGTTCTTTAGAACCGAGGAGAAGGCAACAGCCAACGGAATCCAGCAGGCGTTTTCAACGTTTATGAGGGGAATAGGAAACTCAATAGGCGGAACTCTTTTCGCGGTTTCCTTGGCCTATCCCTTCTACGCCACCGCGTTCCTCTATGCCTTCGCAACGGCACTCTTTTACGCCTTTTTCATCAAGCACGATGAATAA